The following are encoded in a window of Lusitaniella coriacea LEGE 07157 genomic DNA:
- a CDS encoding response regulator transcription factor has translation MTSNILVVEDEAKLAQFIELELKYEGYTVTVASDGLSGLSAAREGNPDLIILDWMMPGFSGLEICRRLRDTGNKVPIILLTAKDEVRDRVEGLDSGADDYMVKPFSVEELLARVRAHLRRTQEEDPESLQFSDLRLNRSTREVYRGNRSIELTAKEFDLLDYLLAHPRQVLTRDQILERVWGYDFMGDSNIIEVYVRYLRLKLEAEGEKRLIQTVRGVGYVLRD, from the coding sequence GTGACCTCCAATATCTTAGTGGTTGAAGATGAAGCTAAACTGGCTCAATTTATCGAACTAGAACTGAAGTACGAAGGCTATACCGTTACCGTGGCTTCTGATGGTTTGAGCGGTTTATCAGCAGCACGAGAAGGGAATCCCGATTTGATTATCCTCGATTGGATGATGCCCGGATTTTCTGGGTTGGAAATTTGCCGCCGCTTGCGCGATACGGGAAATAAAGTCCCGATTATCCTCCTCACCGCAAAAGATGAAGTGCGCGATCGCGTGGAAGGTTTAGATTCCGGTGCAGATGACTATATGGTAAAGCCTTTCAGCGTTGAAGAATTGCTCGCCCGCGTGCGGGCGCACCTGCGACGCACTCAAGAAGAAGACCCCGAATCCCTTCAGTTTTCCGATTTGCGCCTCAATCGCAGCACGCGAGAAGTTTATCGCGGCAATCGTTCCATCGAACTCACCGCCAAGGAATTCGATCTGCTAGACTATTTACTCGCCCATCCCCGTCAAGTTCTCACCCGCGACCAAATCCTCGAACGAGTTTGGGGTTACGACTTTATGGGCGATTCTAATATTATTGAAGTTTATGTCCGCTACTTACGCCTGAAACTCGAAGCAGAAGGGGAAAAACGATTGATTCAGACTGTTCGGGGCGTGGGGTACGTATTGCGAGATTGA
- a CDS encoding response regulator — protein MTRNPPEIPLASILIVDDTIAHLRLMFDILSEQGYRVRQVPNGQMALTSVKAAVPDLILLDISMPGLNGYEVCRQLKASPQTAGVPVIFISALDEALDKVKAFALGGADYINKPFQFEEILARVKTQLTIRSLQQQLQEQQYRTQEAEINYHRLFENAMEGIYQMAIDGCFSRVNLALAQMYGYESPQQLLSVRGRVEQRYVNPNQWYEIKADLEQQGAVLQRPSEVYGAENKVLKICESIRAVWDKQEILKYYEGMVDIKSG, from the coding sequence ATGACTCGGAATCCACCTGAAATCCCGTTAGCGAGTATTCTAATCGTTGACGATACAATCGCGCACCTTCGTCTAATGTTCGATATCCTCAGCGAGCAAGGATATAGAGTCAGACAAGTACCCAACGGACAAATGGCGTTGACCTCAGTCAAAGCCGCTGTACCCGACTTGATTTTGCTTGATATTAGTATGCCGGGACTCAACGGCTATGAAGTTTGCCGACAACTCAAAGCCTCTCCCCAAACGGCTGGTGTCCCCGTTATTTTTATCAGTGCCTTAGACGAAGCCCTCGATAAAGTCAAAGCTTTTGCCCTTGGCGGTGCGGACTATATCAATAAACCCTTTCAGTTTGAAGAAATTCTCGCCCGCGTCAAAACGCAACTCACCATTCGCTCGCTGCAACAGCAACTGCAAGAACAACAATATCGCACCCAAGAAGCAGAAATTAACTATCACCGACTTTTTGAGAATGCGATGGAAGGGATTTATCAAATGGCGATAGATGGATGTTTCTCGCGGGTGAATTTAGCCTTGGCCCAGATGTATGGCTATGAATCCCCACAGCAACTCCTCTCCGTTCGCGGGCGGGTCGAACAACGGTACGTTAACCCAAACCAATGGTATGAAATCAAAGCCGACCTAGAGCAGCAGGGAGCCGTCCTCCAGCGCCCCTCAGAAGTGTATGGTGCGGAAAATAAAGTCTTGAAGATTTGCGAGTCTATTCGTGCGGTTTGGGATAAACAAGAAATTTTGAAATATTACGAAGGGATGGTTGATATAAAATCCGGTTGA